Proteins encoded together in one Variovorax paradoxus EPS window:
- a CDS encoding c-type cytochrome, which yields MKLRHLGWTLLTLIVLAAVCAGVLVAMNLRGEDPLPEQAQAFEATPQQVERGRYLALAGNCAGCHTTRGGQPYAGGLPLETPFGTIYSSNLTSDAKAGIGSWSSAHFWRAMHNGRSKDGRLLYPAFPYPNFTKVTREDSDAIYAYLRTVAPAPAPNLAHRLRFPYDTQAALAVWRALSFKPEAFVANAGKPAEWNRGAYLVDGLGHCIACHGARNSLGATETRLGLSGGLIAVENWYAPSLTDKRQAGVAGWPTADVVALLKTGTAPGGSVMGPMADVVFRSTQHLSEADLTAMAGYLKDLPDVPKPDEPARTSTPIRRDAGTMARGGKIYDQRCAYCHGDQGQGATGAYPPLAGNRAVNMSTPTNLIQVVSHGGFLPSTAGNPRPYGMPPFGQVLDAAEVAAVLTYIRGSWGNDSAPVTQLDTMRR from the coding sequence ATGAAACTGCGACACCTCGGCTGGACGCTCTTGACCCTCATCGTGCTCGCGGCCGTTTGCGCGGGCGTGCTCGTGGCGATGAACCTGCGCGGCGAAGACCCGTTGCCCGAACAGGCGCAAGCCTTCGAGGCCACGCCCCAGCAAGTCGAGCGCGGCCGCTACCTCGCGCTGGCTGGCAACTGCGCGGGCTGCCACACCACGCGCGGCGGCCAACCCTACGCGGGCGGCCTGCCGCTGGAAACGCCCTTCGGCACCATCTATTCGAGCAATCTCACTTCCGACGCCAAGGCCGGCATTGGCAGCTGGAGCAGCGCGCACTTCTGGCGCGCGATGCACAACGGCCGCAGCAAGGATGGGCGCCTGCTCTACCCCGCGTTCCCGTACCCCAACTTCACCAAAGTGACGCGCGAAGACTCGGACGCGATCTACGCGTACCTGCGCACCGTGGCGCCCGCACCGGCGCCGAACCTCGCGCACCGGCTGCGCTTTCCCTATGACACGCAAGCCGCGCTGGCCGTGTGGCGCGCGCTCTCGTTCAAGCCCGAGGCCTTTGTGGCCAACGCGGGCAAGCCGGCCGAATGGAACCGCGGTGCGTACCTCGTCGACGGCCTCGGCCATTGCATCGCCTGCCACGGCGCGCGCAATTCGCTGGGTGCGACCGAGACCAGGCTGGGCCTCTCGGGTGGGCTCATCGCGGTGGAGAACTGGTATGCACCGTCGCTCACCGACAAGCGCCAGGCCGGCGTCGCCGGATGGCCCACGGCCGACGTGGTTGCGCTGCTCAAGACCGGCACCGCGCCGGGCGGTTCGGTGATGGGACCGATGGCCGACGTGGTGTTCCGCAGCACGCAGCACCTGAGCGAGGCGGACCTCACGGCGATGGCGGGCTACCTGAAAGACCTGCCCGATGTGCCCAAGCCCGACGAACCTGCACGCACGTCAACGCCCATCCGCCGCGATGCCGGCACGATGGCGCGCGGCGGCAAGATCTACGACCAGCGCTGCGCCTACTGCCACGGCGACCAGGGCCAGGGCGCGACCGGCGCCTACCCACCGCTCGCAGGCAACCGCGCGGTGAACATGTCGACGCCGACCAACCTCATCCAGGTGGTTTCGCACGGCGGCTTCCTGCCATCGACGGCGGGCAATCCGCGCCCCTACGGCATGCCGCCGTTCGGCCAGGTGCTCGATGCCGCCGAAGTGGCGGCCGTGCTCACCTACATCCGCGGCTCGTGGGGCAACGACAGCGCGCCCGTCACGCAGCTGGACACCATGCGGCGCTGA
- a CDS encoding phosphocholine-specific phospholipase C — MTSRRKFLTGTATTGAAALALSAFPPSIRRALAIPANNKTGTIMDVEHVVILMQENRSFDHYFGTLKGVRGFGDRMTIPLPNGLAVWQQLDDTGKQVVPYHLDATKGNAQRVSSTPHTWVDSHNAWDGGRLYQWPRYKKVNNKAPFTQSMGYLTEAELPFQFALANAFTICDDYHCAMHTGTHANRSFHWTGTNGPNSSAGGNQAYVNNVNPWSSTGPSTEGYEWKTYAERLQEANVSWIVYQNIPNNYGCNPLLGFKPYRKANEASSKRVSTSLPQGASPAYAPGDDAGNPLYKGTANTLPVADQAAFDAGAIFDAFRADVKAGRLPQVSWVIPPDVYSEHPGPSSPVQGAWYIQEVLDALTAVPEVWSKTVFIVNFDENDGYFDHVPSASAPSPIPSADPSVKAFAGKTTLPDADLSYEYFNHPKPPGMTASQPTPDGNVYGPGMRVPMYVISPWSRGGWVNSQTFDHTSVLRFLEARFGVKETNISPFRRAVNGDLTSAFNFATPNEEAPPTLAGRRSKAEADQVRAAQDALPQVTPPGDGKLPVQVTGTRPSRALPYELHASAKVDTAGGKVQLLFSNTGKAAAVFHVYDKLNLDRLPRRYMVEAGKSLDDAWAAAADNAGKYDLWVLGPNGFHRHFQGDLNTVRSGDAAVPEVRVCYDIANGNVYLSMRNDGKAACKFTIRAKAYRDDGPWTATVNGGATVDQHWELAASGQWYDFAVTCDADASYYRRFAGRVETGKHTVSDPAMGMPDL, encoded by the coding sequence ATGACCTCACGCCGCAAATTCCTCACCGGCACCGCCACCACCGGCGCCGCCGCCCTCGCGCTCTCGGCCTTTCCGCCGAGCATCCGGCGCGCCTTGGCCATTCCGGCCAACAACAAGACCGGCACGATCATGGACGTCGAGCACGTCGTGATCCTGATGCAGGAGAACCGCTCGTTCGACCACTACTTCGGTACGCTCAAGGGCGTGCGCGGCTTCGGCGACCGCATGACCATTCCGCTGCCCAACGGCCTGGCCGTGTGGCAGCAGCTCGACGACACCGGCAAGCAGGTGGTGCCCTATCACCTCGATGCGACCAAAGGCAATGCGCAGCGCGTGAGCAGCACGCCGCACACTTGGGTCGATTCGCACAATGCATGGGACGGCGGCCGCCTCTACCAGTGGCCGCGCTACAAGAAGGTGAACAACAAGGCGCCCTTCACACAGTCGATGGGCTATCTCACGGAGGCCGAGCTTCCGTTCCAGTTCGCGCTGGCCAACGCCTTCACGATCTGCGACGACTACCACTGCGCGATGCACACCGGCACGCACGCCAATCGCTCATTTCACTGGACCGGCACCAACGGCCCCAACAGCTCGGCCGGTGGCAACCAGGCCTACGTGAACAACGTCAACCCGTGGAGTTCGACCGGCCCTTCGACCGAAGGCTACGAGTGGAAGACCTATGCGGAGCGCCTGCAGGAAGCCAATGTCAGCTGGATCGTCTACCAGAACATTCCGAACAACTACGGCTGCAATCCGTTGCTCGGCTTCAAGCCCTACCGCAAGGCGAACGAGGCTTCTAGCAAACGGGTGAGCACCTCGCTGCCGCAAGGCGCATCGCCGGCGTATGCACCCGGCGACGATGCCGGCAACCCGCTCTACAAAGGCACGGCCAACACGCTGCCGGTGGCCGACCAGGCGGCCTTCGATGCGGGCGCGATCTTCGATGCGTTCCGCGCCGACGTGAAGGCCGGCCGCCTGCCGCAGGTGTCGTGGGTCATTCCGCCGGACGTGTACTCCGAGCACCCAGGCCCTTCGAGCCCTGTGCAGGGCGCCTGGTACATCCAGGAAGTGCTGGACGCGCTCACCGCGGTGCCCGAGGTGTGGAGCAAGACGGTGTTCATCGTCAACTTCGACGAGAACGACGGCTACTTCGACCACGTGCCCTCGGCTTCCGCGCCCTCGCCCATTCCCTCGGCCGACCCGAGCGTGAAGGCCTTCGCGGGCAAGACCACGCTGCCGGATGCGGACCTGAGCTACGAGTACTTCAACCACCCGAAGCCGCCGGGCATGACCGCGTCGCAGCCCACGCCCGACGGCAACGTCTACGGCCCGGGCATGCGCGTGCCGATGTACGTGATCTCGCCGTGGAGCCGCGGCGGCTGGGTCAACTCGCAGACCTTCGACCACACCTCGGTGCTGCGTTTCCTGGAAGCGCGTTTCGGCGTGAAGGAAACCAACATCAGCCCGTTCCGCCGCGCGGTGAACGGCGACCTCACGAGCGCCTTCAACTTCGCCACGCCGAATGAAGAAGCACCGCCCACGCTCGCGGGCCGCCGCAGCAAGGCCGAGGCCGACCAGGTGCGCGCCGCGCAGGACGCACTGCCGCAGGTCACGCCGCCGGGCGACGGCAAGCTGCCCGTGCAGGTCACAGGCACGCGGCCGTCGCGCGCGCTGCCTTACGAATTGCATGCGAGCGCCAAGGTCGACACGGCCGGCGGCAAGGTGCAACTGCTGTTCTCGAACACGGGCAAGGCCGCCGCCGTGTTCCACGTCTACGACAAGCTCAACCTCGACCGCCTGCCGCGCCGCTACATGGTCGAAGCGGGCAAATCGCTCGACGACGCCTGGGCGGCGGCTGCCGACAACGCCGGCAAGTACGACCTCTGGGTGCTCGGACCGAACGGCTTCCACCGCCATTTCCAGGGCGACCTCAACACCGTGCGCTCGGGCGATGCGGCGGTGCCCGAGGTGCGCGTGTGCTACGACATCGCCAACGGCAATGTGTACCTGAGCATGCGCAACGACGGCAAGGCCGCCTGCAAGTTCACCATCCGCGCCAAGGCCTACCGCGACGACGGCCCATGGACCGCGACAGTGAACGGCGGTGCCACCGTCGACCAGCATTGGGAGCTTGCAGCGAGCGGCCAGTGGTACGACTTCGCGGTGACCTGCGATGCCGATGCGAGCTACTACCGCCGCTTCGCCGGCCGCGTGGAAACCGGCAAGCACACGGTGAGCGATCCCGCGATGGGCATGCCCGACCTCTGA
- a CDS encoding c-type cytochrome has translation MTAGLRSFALALLFLVQGVASAAPPATVPDTIEQRVAACIACHGREGATTNAGFFPRLAGKPAGYLFNQLVSFRDGRRFNADMAYMVQHLSDAYLREMAEYFAGLDLPYPPISPNSDATPDQLQRGRKLALEGDAARGIPACVQCHGAALTGVQPAIPGLLGLPRLYVSSQLGAWLTSERHAMAPDCMAEVGRRMTTADINAVASWLAVQPMPANTKPAASLPAPSPGSQRVACGGMPK, from the coding sequence ATGACGGCCGGTCTCCGCTCCTTCGCGCTTGCGTTGCTGTTCCTCGTGCAAGGCGTGGCGAGTGCCGCGCCGCCGGCCACCGTGCCCGACACCATCGAGCAGCGCGTGGCCGCCTGCATCGCCTGCCACGGCCGCGAAGGCGCGACCACCAACGCGGGCTTCTTTCCGCGTCTGGCCGGCAAGCCCGCGGGTTACCTCTTCAACCAGCTCGTAAGCTTTCGCGACGGCCGCCGCTTCAACGCCGACATGGCGTACATGGTGCAGCACCTCTCCGACGCCTACCTGCGCGAGATGGCCGAGTACTTCGCGGGGCTCGACCTGCCGTACCCGCCGATCTCTCCCAACAGCGATGCGACGCCCGACCAGTTGCAGCGCGGCCGCAAGCTCGCGCTCGAAGGCGATGCGGCACGCGGCATTCCGGCCTGCGTGCAATGCCACGGCGCGGCGCTCACCGGTGTGCAGCCTGCCATCCCGGGGCTGCTCGGACTGCCGCGGCTCTATGTGTCGTCGCAGCTCGGCGCATGGCTCACGAGCGAGCGGCATGCGATGGCGCCGGACTGCATGGCCGAGGTCGGCCGCCGCATGACCACGGCCGACATCAATGCGGTCGCAAGCTGGCTGGCGGTGCAGCCGATGCCGGCGAACACCAAGCCCGCGGCTTCGTTGCCCGCACCGTCGCCTGGATCGCAGCGTGTGGCCTGCGGCGGCATGCCGAAGTGA
- a CDS encoding putative 2-aminoethylphosphonate ABC transporter permease subunit: MSSSPGAIAAMPVAMPRSSAFDRERWLTGAAVAFLVLLLVVIVALPVGALVGQSFFDRAGAFVGLTNFARYLDNPALVQSAFNSLWLAAISAVICTAIAYVYAYALTLSCMPAKGALRAVALIPLLAPSLLPAISLVYLFGNQGLFKGLMGDASIYGPLGIVLGSVFWTLPHALLILTTAMATSDGRLYEAAQTLGASRWRIFRTVTLPSSRYGLIVAAMVVFVLVITDFGVPKVVGGQTGVLATDIYKQVVGQQNFQMGAVVGLVLLIPAVLSFLVERYVRSKQAAALSARATPYQPEPVASRDRALLVFCVLTACAILVMIGMAVFASLATYWPYKLTPSLKNYDFSNMDGGGWGSYFNSLRLALCAAVAGALVTFVSAYLVEKPRHFGLLRELLNLLANLPLAVPGLVLGVGYIFFFISPSNPLNGLYGGMTILVICTVAHFFSVAHLTSLTALRQLDREYELVSESMGVPFWHTLWRVHLPVALPTVLNVGGYFFVNAMTTVSAVVFLYSPQTTLAAIAVLNMDDAGDVAPAAAMASLIMLTAAIGRGFFALAGHWALKRTQAWRSR, from the coding sequence ATGAGCAGTTCTCCCGGCGCCATCGCCGCAATGCCGGTGGCGATGCCGCGCAGCAGCGCGTTCGATCGCGAGCGCTGGCTCACTGGCGCAGCCGTTGCCTTCCTCGTGCTGCTGCTGGTCGTGATCGTCGCGCTGCCCGTCGGCGCGCTCGTCGGCCAGAGCTTCTTCGACCGCGCCGGCGCCTTCGTCGGCCTCACGAACTTCGCGCGCTATCTCGACAACCCAGCGCTTGTGCAGTCGGCCTTCAACAGCCTGTGGCTCGCGGCGATCAGCGCGGTGATCTGCACGGCCATCGCTTACGTCTACGCGTATGCGCTCACGCTCTCGTGCATGCCCGCCAAGGGCGCGCTGCGTGCGGTGGCGCTCATTCCGTTGCTCGCGCCTTCGCTGCTGCCTGCCATCAGCCTGGTCTACCTGTTCGGCAACCAGGGCCTCTTCAAAGGGTTGATGGGCGATGCCTCGATCTACGGCCCGCTGGGCATCGTGCTCGGCTCAGTATTCTGGACGCTGCCACATGCGCTCTTGATCCTCACGACCGCAATGGCCACGTCAGATGGGCGCCTGTATGAAGCGGCACAGACGCTCGGCGCCTCGCGCTGGCGCATCTTCCGCACCGTGACGCTGCCGTCCTCGCGCTACGGCCTCATCGTGGCCGCGATGGTGGTGTTCGTGCTCGTCATCACCGACTTCGGCGTGCCCAAGGTGGTCGGCGGCCAGACCGGCGTGCTCGCGACCGACATCTACAAGCAGGTGGTCGGGCAGCAGAACTTCCAGATGGGTGCGGTGGTCGGGCTCGTGCTGCTGATTCCGGCGGTGCTGTCCTTCCTCGTCGAGCGCTACGTTCGCAGCAAGCAGGCCGCGGCGCTCTCCGCGCGCGCCACGCCTTATCAACCGGAGCCGGTGGCATCGCGCGACCGCGCGCTGCTCGTGTTCTGCGTGCTGACGGCCTGCGCCATCCTCGTGATGATCGGCATGGCGGTGTTCGCATCGCTTGCGACCTACTGGCCGTACAAGCTCACGCCGTCGCTGAAGAATTACGACTTCAGCAACATGGATGGCGGCGGCTGGGGCAGCTACTTCAACTCGCTGCGGCTTGCGCTGTGCGCCGCGGTGGCGGGTGCGCTCGTCACCTTCGTCTCGGCCTACCTCGTGGAGAAGCCGCGCCACTTCGGCCTCTTGCGCGAACTGCTCAACCTGCTCGCCAATCTGCCGCTCGCGGTGCCGGGGCTGGTGCTGGGCGTGGGCTACATCTTCTTTTTCATCTCGCCGTCGAATCCACTGAACGGCTTGTATGGCGGCATGACGATCCTGGTGATCTGCACGGTGGCGCACTTCTTCTCGGTGGCGCACCTCACCTCGCTCACCGCGCTGCGCCAGCTCGACCGCGAGTACGAGCTGGTGTCCGAATCGATGGGCGTGCCGTTCTGGCACACGCTCTGGCGCGTGCACCTGCCGGTGGCGCTGCCGACCGTGCTCAACGTGGGCGGCTATTTCTTCGTCAACGCGATGACCACCGTGTCGGCCGTCGTGTTCCTCTATTCGCCGCAGACCACGCTGGCCGCCATCGCCGTGCTCAACATGGACGATGCCGGCGACGTGGCGCCCGCGGCCGCCATGGCTTCGTTGATCATGCTCACGGCAGCGATCGGGCGAGGCTTCTTCGCGCTGGCAGGGCACTGGGCGCTCAAGCGCACGCAGGCCTGGAGAAGCCGGTAG
- a CDS encoding MFS transporter, with product MTKTSETTAHAADSRYAMLRLALTLLIMTVGSSGMYVVSVMLPAVQAEFGIDRADASLPYTWLMLGFGFGGVLMGKLADRFGVMWPLLLGSVFLGAGYIATGLSGGIVSFTIAQALLVGLLGSSAAFAPLVADTSLWFVKRRGIAVAVCASGNYVAGAIWPPIAQHFIETVGWRQTYIGMGIFCGIAMALLALFFRARPPAVAAAPVGNASNATAPRDMTRPFGLSMTTAQGLLCVAAVACCVAMAMPQVHIVAYCGDLGYGPTQGAMMLSLMLGFGVVSRLVSGAICDRIGGLRTLLLGGVLQCIALLLFLPFDGLVSLYVISALFGLFQGGLVPAYAIIVREHFPPKEAGARVGTVLMFSLFGMALGGWMSGKVFDLTGSYHAAFVNGIGWNLLNLCIASFLLFRLYRLRLRTPAGPVSA from the coding sequence ATGACGAAGACTTCAGAGACAACCGCCCACGCGGCGGATTCGCGCTACGCCATGCTGCGCCTGGCGCTCACGCTGCTGATCATGACGGTCGGCAGCAGCGGCATGTACGTGGTCTCGGTGATGCTGCCCGCGGTGCAGGCCGAGTTCGGCATCGATCGCGCCGATGCCTCGCTTCCCTACACCTGGCTGATGCTCGGCTTCGGTTTCGGCGGCGTGCTCATGGGCAAGCTGGCCGACCGTTTCGGCGTGATGTGGCCGCTCCTGTTGGGCTCGGTTTTTCTCGGCGCGGGCTACATCGCCACGGGACTGTCGGGCGGCATCGTCTCGTTCACCATCGCGCAAGCCCTGCTGGTCGGCCTGCTCGGCAGTTCGGCGGCGTTCGCACCTCTGGTGGCCGACACCTCGCTCTGGTTCGTCAAGCGGCGCGGCATCGCGGTGGCGGTGTGCGCGAGCGGCAACTATGTCGCGGGCGCCATCTGGCCGCCGATCGCGCAGCACTTCATCGAGACGGTCGGCTGGCGCCAGACCTACATCGGCATGGGCATCTTCTGCGGCATCGCGATGGCGTTGCTCGCGCTCTTCTTCCGTGCGCGGCCGCCAGCGGTGGCCGCAGCGCCGGTGGGCAATGCATCGAATGCAACGGCACCGCGCGACATGACACGCCCCTTCGGCCTGAGCATGACGACGGCGCAGGGCCTCCTGTGCGTCGCGGCCGTGGCCTGCTGCGTCGCGATGGCGATGCCGCAGGTTCACATCGTGGCCTACTGCGGCGACCTCGGCTACGGGCCCACGCAGGGCGCGATGATGCTGTCGCTGATGCTGGGCTTCGGCGTGGTGAGCCGGCTGGTGTCGGGCGCGATCTGCGACCGCATCGGGGGCCTGCGCACGCTGCTCTTGGGCGGCGTGCTGCAGTGCATTGCGCTGTTGCTGTTCCTGCCCTTCGACGGGCTGGTGTCGCTCTATGTGATCTCGGCGCTGTTCGGGCTTTTCCAGGGCGGCCTCGTGCCGGCCTACGCGATCATCGTGCGCGAGCACTTTCCGCCGAAGGAAGCCGGCGCGCGCGTGGGCACGGTGCTGATGTTCTCGCTGTTCGGCATGGCGCTGGGCGGATGGATGTCGGGCAAGGTGTTCGACCTGACCGGCAGCTACCACGCGGCTTTTGTCAACGGCATCGGCTGGAACCTGCTGAACCTGTGCATCGCGTCGTTCCTGCTGTTCAGGCTGTACCGGCTGCGGCTTCGGACACCAGCCGGCCCAGTGTCCGCATAG
- a CDS encoding PLP-dependent aminotransferase family protein, with translation MKRYEALAADIEASIRNGTLKTGDRLPSVRHTGQSRGVSASTVFQAYYLLEARGLVRARDRSGYYVTGGGLRDAPPESTLTSRPAEGPTSLDVSDRVFDILEASMSRKVVPFGSAFPSPLLFPLARLGQFMAASAKSLDPWSTVDDLTPGAAALRRQIALRYLADGMQVPAEEIVITNGALEALNLCLAAVTRPGDAVIVESPTFYAALQALERMGLKAIEVPTHPGEGIDLGALEQAIAAHRPKACWLMTTFQNPLGSLMPDAKKKALVDLLARHELPLIEDDVYAELYFGDRKPAPAKAFDTQGLVLHCSSFSKCLAPGYRIGWTSAGRFARKVARQKLTFTLSTSAPAQLALAAYLEKGGLDKHLRKLRQTLAMQQATFAQAVGHYFPEGTRATRPLGGYFLWIELPAQVNALDIHREALALGISVAPGPIFSATRAFTHCLRLNYGHAWNAQSEKAMRTLGRLVSEAAAGTA, from the coding sequence ATGAAACGTTACGAAGCCCTGGCCGCCGACATCGAGGCCTCGATCCGCAATGGCACCCTGAAGACCGGCGACCGCCTGCCCTCGGTGCGCCACACCGGCCAGAGCCGCGGGGTCAGCGCATCGACCGTGTTCCAGGCGTACTACCTGCTGGAGGCGCGCGGCCTCGTGCGCGCACGCGACCGCTCCGGTTATTACGTGACGGGCGGTGGCCTGCGCGATGCACCGCCCGAATCCACCCTCACCTCGCGCCCCGCGGAGGGGCCCACGTCGCTCGACGTCAGCGACCGCGTGTTCGACATCCTCGAAGCCAGCATGTCGCGCAAGGTCGTGCCCTTCGGCTCGGCGTTTCCGAGCCCCCTGCTCTTTCCGCTTGCGCGGCTGGGTCAGTTCATGGCGGCGAGCGCCAAGTCGCTCGACCCGTGGAGCACGGTGGACGACCTCACGCCCGGCGCCGCGGCGCTGCGCAGGCAGATCGCGCTGCGTTACCTCGCTGACGGGATGCAGGTGCCGGCCGAGGAGATCGTCATCACCAACGGCGCACTCGAGGCGCTCAACCTGTGCTTGGCGGCGGTCACGCGGCCGGGCGATGCGGTGATCGTCGAATCGCCCACCTTCTATGCGGCGCTGCAGGCGCTGGAGCGCATGGGCCTGAAGGCCATCGAGGTGCCGACGCATCCGGGCGAAGGCATCGACCTCGGCGCGCTCGAGCAGGCCATCGCGGCGCACCGGCCGAAGGCCTGCTGGCTCATGACGACCTTCCAGAATCCGCTCGGCAGCCTGATGCCCGATGCGAAGAAGAAAGCGCTGGTCGATCTGCTCGCGCGCCACGAACTGCCGCTCATTGAAGACGACGTGTACGCCGAGCTCTACTTCGGCGACCGCAAACCCGCACCGGCCAAGGCCTTCGACACGCAGGGGCTGGTGCTGCACTGCTCATCGTTCTCGAAGTGCCTCGCGCCGGGCTACCGCATCGGCTGGACATCGGCCGGGCGCTTCGCGCGCAAGGTGGCGCGGCAGAAGCTCACGTTCACGCTCAGCACCTCGGCGCCCGCGCAGCTTGCGCTCGCGGCGTACCTGGAGAAAGGCGGTCTCGACAAGCACCTGCGCAAGCTCCGGCAAACACTCGCGATGCAGCAGGCGACCTTCGCGCAGGCGGTGGGGCATTACTTCCCCGAGGGCACGCGCGCCACGCGGCCATTGGGCGGCTACTTCCTGTGGATCGAACTGCCGGCGCAGGTGAACGCGCTCGACATCCATCGCGAAGCGCTGGCGCTAGGCATCAGCGTCGCGCCGGGTCCGATCTTTTCAGCGACGCGCGCCTTCACGCATTGCCTCCGACTGAACTACGGCCACGCATGGAACGCCCAGAGCGAGAAAGCTATGCGGACACTGGGCCGGCTGGTGTCCGAAGCCGCAGCCGGTACAGCCTGA
- a CDS encoding DUF2970 domain-containing protein, whose product MSNLMRALRAVLWSFIGLGGRRADADKRTAQVGILSLIGVALFVVLLLVVGLITLARFVAGT is encoded by the coding sequence ATGTCCAATCTCATGCGCGCGCTGCGCGCCGTTCTCTGGAGCTTCATCGGGCTGGGCGGCCGCCGCGCCGACGCCGACAAGCGGACCGCCCAGGTCGGCATCCTGTCGCTGATCGGTGTCGCGCTGTTCGTGGTGCTGTTGCTGGTCGTGGGCCTGATCACATTGGCGCGCTTCGTGGCCGGCACATGA
- a CDS encoding 8-oxoguanine deaminase, whose protein sequence is MLILQHADILVTMDAARREIANGAVVTDGPAVAWAGPTAELPTAYLDALRNGQAEAIDMHGHVVMPGLVNTHHHMYQSLTRAVPEAQDAELFGWLTNLYLLWARLTPEMIRVSTQTAMAELMLSGCTTTSDHLYLFPNGSKLDDSIEAADAMGMRFHAARGSMSVGRSAGGLPPDEVVETEAAILRDSERLIGRWHDASRHSMRRIVLAPCSPFSVSRDLMRLSAELARERGVSLHTHLAENDNDVAYSREKFGMTPAEYAEDLGWVGRDVWHAHCVKLDEAGIALFGRTGTGVAHCPCSNMRLASGIAPIGAMRRAGVPVGLGVDGSASNDGAHMLGEARQAMLLQRVGYGPAAMTAREALEIATIGGARVLGRDDIGAIEPGMSADLVAFDMRGVAHAGAWHDPVAALVFCTPASAALSVINGEVRIRDGRFTALELPPLLARHRELARTLYDSARHPHTAR, encoded by the coding sequence ATGCTGATCCTCCAACACGCCGACATCCTCGTCACCATGGACGCCGCCCGGCGCGAAATCGCCAACGGCGCCGTGGTGACCGACGGCCCCGCGGTCGCCTGGGCCGGCCCCACCGCCGAGCTGCCCACCGCCTACCTCGATGCCCTGCGCAACGGCCAGGCCGAGGCCATCGACATGCACGGCCACGTCGTGATGCCCGGCCTGGTCAACACGCACCACCACATGTACCAGAGCCTCACCCGCGCCGTGCCCGAGGCGCAGGACGCCGAACTCTTCGGCTGGCTCACCAACCTGTACCTGCTGTGGGCGCGCCTCACGCCCGAGATGATCCGCGTCTCGACGCAGACCGCGATGGCCGAGCTGATGCTCTCGGGCTGCACTACCACCAGCGACCATCTCTACCTGTTCCCCAACGGCTCGAAGCTCGACGATTCGATCGAAGCGGCCGACGCGATGGGCATGCGCTTTCATGCCGCGCGCGGCAGCATGAGCGTGGGCCGCAGCGCCGGCGGCCTGCCGCCCGACGAGGTGGTGGAAACCGAAGCGGCGATCCTGCGCGACAGCGAGCGCCTCATCGGCCGCTGGCACGATGCCTCGCGCCATTCGATGCGCCGCATCGTGCTTGCGCCCTGCTCGCCGTTCTCGGTCTCGCGCGACCTGATGCGGCTGTCGGCCGAACTCGCGCGCGAGCGCGGCGTGTCGCTGCACACACACTTGGCCGAGAACGACAACGACGTCGCCTACTCGCGCGAGAAGTTCGGCATGACGCCGGCCGAGTACGCCGAAGACCTGGGCTGGGTCGGCCGCGACGTCTGGCACGCGCACTGCGTGAAGCTCGACGAAGCTGGCATCGCGCTCTTCGGGCGCACCGGCACCGGTGTCGCACATTGCCCTTGCTCGAACATGCGGCTGGCCTCGGGCATCGCGCCCATCGGTGCGATGCGGCGCGCGGGCGTGCCGGTGGGCCTGGGCGTGGATGGCAGCGCGTCGAACGACGGCGCGCACATGCTCGGCGAAGCGCGGCAGGCCATGCTGCTGCAGCGCGTGGGCTACGGCCCCGCGGCGATGACGGCGCGCGAGGCGCTGGAGATCGCGACGATCGGCGGTGCGCGCGTGCTCGGGCGCGATGACATCGGCGCGATCGAGCCGGGCATGTCGGCGGACCTCGTGGCCTTCGACATGCGCGGCGTGGCACATGCGGGGGCGTGGCATGACCCGGTGGCGGCGCTGGTGTTCTGCACGCCGGCGAGCGCCGCGCTGAGCGTGATCAACGGCGAGGTCCGCATCCGGGACGGACGCTTCACGGCGCTCGAATTACCGCCCCTGCTGGCGAGGCACCGCGAGCTGGCGCGCACGCTGTACGACAGTGCCCGGCATCCGCACACGGCCCGGTGA